In Helianthus annuus cultivar XRQ/B chromosome 3, HanXRQr2.0-SUNRISE, whole genome shotgun sequence, a single window of DNA contains:
- the LOC110932626 gene encoding pentatricopeptide repeat-containing protein At1g63130, mitochondrial, translating into MNLTNSLLIKFRGNFITKSFLLHSNFSTNRSMFHKITNLNHALNLFDEMSQRRPLPSVVKFTQLLHLVTKMKHFSSSLHLFNQMCFLGVPVNEYSMSIAIKCCCQLNRTNDGFAVLGSCFRRAIPPDVYIFSALLDGLVLEDRILEAEMLFKKLVKQKLCEPNVVMYNTMIKGLCKFGNNVTAVALLRLMEQKNCKPDIVTYNTVIDSLCKDKLIDDAFKLFKEMLFEKGILPDVITYTSLIRGLCNLGHWDDASKLLKEMEDESISPDVQTFNVLVDAFCKEGKVEEAEAVINIMIERGEVPDIVTYSSLIDGYCLRGEMIKAKKLFDSLTLRGLVPNVVTYNSLLNGYCKNRNIEEAMQMYCEMAGKGLKPNVVTYSTMLQGLFKVGRCVDARKLFDEMHAQGLIPNQCTFRIVLEGLCNNHQVEEALSLFRLVGNSKFNSDIVVYNILIDGAGKCGKFRIARNLFHDLTDKGLQPDVRTYNVMISGFCREGQLGEAKLLFLKMEESGCPPNNITYRVLLQGCLANKRYDDVEMLLQEMDDRGYSLDASTLSLFIDHIAAGLLDRSMLKLLGKLVPKELLNDPSFKYGDHEHKYIISFTKLTIILNSSISLILASMCSLGVPVNEYSMSIAIKCCCQLNRTNDGFAVLGSCFRRAIPPDVYIFSALLDGLVLEDKILEAEMLFKKLVKQKLCEPNVVMYNTMIKGLCKFGNNVTALALLRLMEQKNCKPDIVTYNTIIDSLCKDKLIDDAFKLFKEMVFEKGILPDVITYTSLIRGLCNLGHWDDASKLLKEMEDESISPDVQTFNVLVDAFCKEGKVEEAEAVINIMIERGVVPDIVTYSSLIDGYCLRGEMIKAKKLFDSLTLRGLVPNVVTYNSLLNGYCKNRNIEGAMQMHCEMAGKGLKPNVVTYSTMLQGLFKVGRCVDARKLFDEMHAQGLIPNQCTFRIVLEGLCNNHQVEEALSLFRLVGNSKFNSDIVVYNILIDGAGKCGKFRIARNLFHDLTDKGLQPDVRTYNVMISGFCRDDQLGEAKLLFLKMEESGCPPNNITYRVLLQGCLANKRYDDVEMLLKEMDARGYSLDASTLSWLIDRIAAGLLDRSMLKLFGKLVPKELLNDPSLCDWE; encoded by the exons ATGAATCTCACAAATTCTCTTCTTATCAAATTCAGAGGTAATTTTATCACCAAATCCTTCCTTCTTCACTCTAATTTCTCCACAAATCGATCCATGTTTCATAAAATCACCAACTTGAATCATGCACTCAACCTGTTCGATGAAATGTCACAGAGACGCCCTTTGCCATCTGTTGTCAAATTCACTCAGTTGTTGCATCTTGTTACCAAAATGAaacatttttcttcttcccttCATCTTTTCAACCAAATGTGTTTTCTTGGTGTCCCTGTTAATGAATATTCTATGAGCATTGCAATCAAGTGTTGTTGTCAGTTGAATCGCACCAACGACGGTTTTGCGGTCCTAGGAAGCTGCTTTAGGCGAGCTATTCCACCTGATGTTTACATATTTAGTGCACTCTTAGATGGACTCGTCCTTGAAGATAGGATTCTTGAAGCAGAGATGTTATTCAAGAAGCTCGTCAAGCAAAAACTTTGTGAACCTAATGTTGTTATGTACAACACAATGATTAAAGGCCTTTGCAAGTTCGGTAATAACGTTACAGCAGTTGCTTTGCTCAGGCTGATGGAGCAAAAAAACTGCAAGCCTGATATTGTTACATATAACACCGTCATTGATAGTCTTTGCAAGGATAAACTGATTGATGATGCTTTCAAGCTCTTTAAAGAGATGCTATTTGAAAAAGGAATTTTACCAGATGTCATTACCTACACCTCTTTAATTCGTGGCCTTTGTAACTTGGGTCATTGGGATGATGCCTCAAAGCTGCTAAAAGAAATGGAGGATGAGAGCATTTCTCCAGATGTGCAAACCTTTAATGTATTAGTTGATGCATTTTGCAAGGAAGGTAAAGTAGAAGAAGCTGAGGCTGTTATAAACATCATGATTGAGAGAGGTGAGGTTCCAGACATAGTGACATATAGTTCACTTATAGATGGTTACTGTCTGCGAGGTGAAATGATCAAAGCAAAAAAACTTTTTGATTCACTGACGCTTAGAGGTCTTGTTCCTAATGTTGTTACTTACAATAGTTTGTTGAACGGGTATTGCAAGAATCGGAATATAGAAGAGGCTATGCAAATGTATTGTGAAATGGCTGGAAAAGGTTTAAAACCCAATGTGGTCACTTACAGCACCATGTTACAAGGATTGTTTAAGGTTGGGCGTTGTGTAGATGCACGCAAACTCTTCGATGAGATGCATGCACAAGGCCTAATTCCAAACCAATGCACTTTTCGAATAGTTTTAGAGGGCCTTTGCAACAATCATCAAGTAGAAGAGGCGCTCTCTTTGTTTCGCTTGGTGGGTAATAGCAAGTTTAATTCTGATATTGTTGTGTACAATATCCTCATTGATGGTGCCGGAAAATGTGGGAAATTTCGCATTGCAAGGAATCTTTTCCATGACTTAACTGATAAAGGCTTGCAACCTGATGTTCGTACATATAACGTGATGATCAGTGGTTTTTGTCGGGAAGGTCAATTGGGGGAAGCAAAGTTGTTGTTTCTTAAAATGGAAGAGAGTGGGTGCCCGCCAAATAATATTACTTACCGTGTTCTTCTCCAAGGATGTCTGGCAAACAAGCGTTATGATGATGTGGAGATGCTTTTACAGGAAATGGATGATAGAGGTTACTCACTTGATGCTTCAACTTTATCACTATTTATAGATCACATCGCAGCTGGTTTACTAGATAGAAGTATGCTTAAGCTGTTAGGTAAGCTTGTGCCAAAAGAATTATTGAACGATCCTAGCTT CAAGTATGGGGATCATGAACACAAATACATCATCAGTTTCACCAAACTAACAATAATATTGAACTCAAGTATTTCACTTATACTAGCAAGTATGTGTTCTCTTGGTGTCCCTGTCAATGAATATTCTATGAGCATTGCAATCAAGTGTTGTTGTCAGTTGAATCGCACCAACGACGGTTTTGCAGTCCTAGGAAGCTGCTTTAGGCGAGCTATTCCACCTGATGTTTACATATTTAGTGCACTCTTAGACGGACTCGTCCTTGAAGATAAGATTCTTGAAGCAGAGATGTTATTCAAGAAGCTCGTCAAGCAAAAACTTTGTGAACCTAATGTTGTTATGTACAACACAATGATTAAAGGCCTTTGCAAGTTTGGTAATAACGTTACAGCACTTGCTTTGCTCAGGCTGATGGAGCAAAAAAACTGCAAGCCTGATATTGTTACATATAACACCATCATTGATAGTCTTTGCAAGGATAAACTGATTGATGATGCTTTCAAGCTCTTTAAAGAGATGGTATTTGAAAAAGGAATTTTACCAGATGTCATTACCTACACCTCTTTAATTCGTGGCCTTTGTAACTTGGGTCATTGGGATGATGCCTCAAAGCTGCTAAAAGAAATGGAGGATGAGAGCATTTCTCCAGATGTGCAAACCTTTAATGTATTAGTTGATGCATTTTGCAAGGAAGGTAAAGTAGAAGAAGCTGAGGCTGTTATAAACATCATGATTGAGAGAGGTGTGGTTCCAGACATAGTGACATATAGTTCACTTATAGATGGTTACTGTCTGCGAGGTGAAATGATCAAAGCAAAAAAACTTTTTGATTCACTGACGCTTAGAGGTCTTGTTCCTAATGTTGTTACTTACAATAGTTTGTTGAACGGGTATTGCAAGAATCGGAATATAGAAGGGGCTATGCAAATGCATTGTGAAATGGCTGGAAAAGGTTTAAAACCCAATGTGGTCACTTACAGCACCATGTTACAAGGATTGTTTAAGGTTGGGCGTTGTGTAGATGCACGCAAACTCTTCGATGAGATGCATGCACAAGGCCTAATTCCAAACCAATGCACTTTTCGAATAGTTTTAGAGGGCCTTTGCAACAATCATCAAGTAGAAGAGGCGCTCTCTTTGTTTCGCTTGGTGGGTAATAGCAAGTTTAATTCTGATATTGTTGTGTACAATATCCTCATTGATGGTGCGGGAAAATGTGGGAAATTTCGCATTGCAAGGAATCTTTTCCATGACTTAACTGATAAAGGCTTGCAACCTGATGTTCGTACATATAACGTGATGATCAGTGGTTTTTGTCGGGATGATCAATTGGGGGAAGCAAAGTTGTTGTTTCTTAAAATGGAAGAGAGTGGGTGCCCGCCAAATAATATTACTTACCGTGTTCTTCTCCAAGGATGTCTGGCAAACAAGCGTTATGATGATGTAGAGATGCTTTTAAAGGAAATGGATGCAAGAGGTTACTCGCTTGACGCTTCGACTTTATCGTGGTTAATAGATCGTATCGCAGCTGGTTTACTAGATAGAAGTATGCTTAAGTTGTTCGGTAAGCTTGTGCCAAAAGAATTATTGAACGATCCTAGCTTGTGCGACTGGGAGTGA